A window of Castanea sativa cultivar Marrone di Chiusa Pesio chromosome 1, ASM4071231v1 contains these coding sequences:
- the LOC142620521 gene encoding glutamate receptor 3.3 — protein sequence MNHTWFILSLLLYVGVFPYGFSKNVSRPAIVKIGAIFTFNSTIGRVAKIAMEEAVKDVNFNSSILPGTKLNLTMQDSNCSGFFGMVEALEFMETDTVAIIGPQSSVVAHIISQVANELKVPLLSFGATDPTLSSLQFPFFVRTTQSDLYEMTAVADIVDHYGWKAVIAIFIDDDYGRNGMLALEDKLAERRCRISYKAGISPGSGVNRGDIMDLLIKVALMESRIIVLHVNPDSGFLVLSVAQYLGMMGNGYVWIATDWLSYFLDSAAPLPLENNMDSMQGVLVLRQHTPESDRKRAFFSRWKKLTGGSLGLHSYGLYAYDSVWLLAHALEAFFEQGGVISFSNDSRIHSLGGGNLHLEAMSIFDDGNLLLKNILQSNLVGLTGPIKFNSDRSLILPAYDIINVIGTGSRRIGYWSNYSGLSVVPPETLYERPPNRSSTNQKLYSVIWPGETLTKPRGWVFPNNGKLLRIGVPNRASYREFVSKIQGTENFKGFCIDVFTAAVSLLPYAVPYQFIPFGDGHKNPSYAELVHSITTGQFDAAVGDITIVTNRTKIVDFTQPFAASGLVVVAPFKKLNSGAWAFLRPFNARMWTITACFFLVIGIVVWILEHRINDEFRGPPKRQLITILWFSLSTMFFAHRENTVSTLGRMVLIIWLFVVLIINSSYTASLTSILTVQQLSSPIKGIESLKEGDEPIGYQVGSFAEHYLEELGISKSRLVELGSPEAYAQALQNGPKKGGVVAIVDELPYIELFLSSQCKYRVVGQEFTKSGWGFAFPRDSPLAIDLSTTILQLSENGDLQRIHDKWLLHSACSSDSTEIESDQLQLKSFWGLFLICGVACFSALFIYFVQIMLRLCRTPPDSVSEGSNSSLSVGVRRLFSLLDEKEDLSNQGSKRRKVERSLSDNSKESELGSITRRQTEITAGSNINSSS from the exons ATGAATCATACTTGGTTTATTTTGTCGCTACTACTCTATGTGGGGGTGTTCCCATATGGTTTTAGTAAGAATGTTTCAAGACCTGCTATTGTGAAAATTGGAGCTATTTTTACATTTAACTCTACCATTGGAAGAGTTGCCAAGATAGCTATGGAGGAAGCTGTGAAAGATGTCAATTTCAATTCCAGCATTCTCCCTGGAACAAAACTTAATCTCACTATGCAAGATTCCAATTGCAGTGGATTTTTTGGAATGGTTGAAG CTTTGGAATTTATGGAGACTGATACAGTTGCTATCATAGGCCCTCAATCTTCTGTAGTTGCCCATATTATATCCCAAGTTGCGAATGAACTCAAAGTCCCTCTATTATCATTTGGGGCGACTGATCCCACTCTTTCTTCCCTTCAGTTCCCCTTTTTTGTTAGAACAACACAGAGTGATTTGTACGAAATGACAGCAGTGGCTGATATTGTTGATCATTATGGGTGGAAGGCTGTGATTGCCATATTCATTGACGATGACTATGGGCGGAATGGCATGTTAGCATTAGAGGATAAGCTTGCTGAGAGGCGCTGTAGAATTTCCTACAAGGCAGGAATTAGCCCAGGGTCTGGAGTTAATCGGGGTGATATTATGGATCTTCTGATTAAGGTTGCATTAATGGAATCTCGGATTATTGTTCTGCATGTAAATCCTGATTCAGGATTCTTGGTTTTATCTGTGGCACAATATCTTGGAATGATGGGCAATGGCTATGTGTGGATAGCAACAGACTGGCTCTCATATTTTTTAGATTCTGCTGCCCCTCTTCCTTTAGAGAACAACATGGATTCAATGCAAGGAGTTCTTGTTTTGCGCCAACATACACCAGAATCAGATAGAAAAAGAGCCTTTTTCTCTAGGTGGAAAAAATTAACTGGTGGCTCTCTGGGTTTGCATTCGTATGGGCTTTATGCTTATGATTCTGTTTGGCTGCTTGCTCATGCTCTTGAGGCATTTTTTGAACAAGGTGGGGTTATTTCATTTTCGAATGATTCCAGGATACATTCTTTAGGAGGCGGTAATCTTCACCTTGAAGCAATGAGCATTTTTGATGACGGAAACCTCCTGTTGAAGAACATCTTGCAGAGTAACCTTGTTGGTTTGACAGGTCCTATTAAATTTAACTCAGATAGGTCTCTTATTCTTCCTGCATATGATATTATTAATGTGATTGGAACTGGGTCTCGACGGATTGGTTACTGGTCAAACTATTCTGGTTTATCAGTTGTGCCTCCTGAAACGCTGTATGAAAGGCCACCTAATCGGTCAAGCACAAACCAGAAACTATACAGTGTAATCTGGCCAGGAGAGACATTAACAAAGCCCCGTGGATGGGTTTTCCCAAACAACGGGAAGCTATTAAGAATTGGTGTTCCTAACAGGGCCAGTTACCGGGAATTTGTATCTAAAATACAAGGGACTGAGAACTTTAAGGGTTTCTGCATAGATGTATTCACAGCTGCTGTAAGCTTGTTACCTTATGCTGTTCCATACCAATTCATACCCTTTGGAGATGGTCATAAAAACCCAAGCTATGCAGAGCTTGTGCATTCGATCACAACGGGT CAATTTGATGCTGCTGTTGGTGATATTACAATTGTCACAAATCGGACAAAGATTGTGGATTTTACACAACCATTTGCTGCATCAGGACTTGTTGTTGTGGctccatttaaaaaattgaactctGGTGCTTGGGCTTTCCTGCGGCCATTTAACGCACGTATGTGGACTATCACTGCCTGTTTCTTCCTTGTTATTGGAATAGTTGTGTGGATTCTGGAGCATAGGATAAATGATGAATTCAGGGGCCCTCCTAAACGACAGCTTATAACCATTCTATG GTTTAGCCTATCAACCATGTTTTTTGCCCATA GAGAGAACACTGTGAGCACCCTTGGTCGTATGGTGCTAATCATATGGCTCTTTGTGGTTTTGATAATTAACTCAAGCTACACTGCGAGCCTGACATCAATCCTCACAGTGCAGCAGCTGTCATCTCCTATTAAAGGGATTGAAAGCTTGAAGGAAGGTGACGAGCCAATTGGGTACCAAGTGGGTTCTTTTGCTGAACATTATTTAGAAGAACTTGGCATATCCAAATCTAGGCTTGTTGAACTTGGATCACCTGAAGCATATGCTCAGGCGCTCCAGAATGGTCCTAAGAAAGGAGGTGTTGTAGCTATTGTTGACGAACTCCCATATATAGAACTCTTCCTCTCAAGCCAGTGCAAATACAGGGTTGTAGGTCAAGAGTTCACCAAAAGTGGCTGGGGTTTT GCTTTTCCACGGGACTCTCCATTAGCAATTGACTTGTCAACTACCATTCTACAACTGTCTGAAAATGGTGATCTCCAGCGGATTCATGATAAGTGGCTGTTGCATAGCGCTTGCAGTTCAGACTCCACTGAAATTGAATCAGATCAGCTTCAACTTAAAAGCTTTTGGGGACTCTTTCTTATTTGTGGAGTAGCTTGCTTCTCTGCTCTCTTCATATATTTTGTGCAGATTATGTTACGGTTATGCCGTACCCCCCCTGACTCTGTTTCAGAGGGTTCAAATAGCTCACTTTCAGTGGGTGTCCGGAGATTGTTTTCATTGCTAGATGAGAAGGAAGACCTCTCAAATCAGGGAAGTAAAAGAAGGAAAGTGGAAAGATCATTATCTGACAATTCTAAGGAGAGTGAGTTGGGGAGTATTACCAGGAGACAAACAGAGATTACTGCTGGGAGCAACATTAACTCGAGCAGTTAA
- the LOC142632977 gene encoding glucan endo-1,3-beta-D-glucosidase-like: MIYPILLHQNFTLTDTQHNPSHKAKSTMAITNLPLLLLLTLLVNPLQNVSSVGINYGTLGNNLPSPKKVAQLLQSTLIDKVKIYDTNPEILQAFSNTGIDLIVAVENSHVSNISTEISSADEWLSTRVIPFIPATSVVAIAVGNEYLTTNDNKLEPKALVQAMQNLHAALVARGLDRKIKVTTPHSMAILASSFPPSASTFALNLMPTMTAIVGFLADTGAPFMVNAYPYFAYRDNPGSVNLEYALLGNATGVRDPKGYVYNNMLDAQIDSTRSAINALGFGNMTIEITVSESGWPSKGDHGDKAATPQNAKTYNTRLIERAQAYKGTPMKPKDKIEIFVFALFNENKKEGDETERNFGMFNGDGSKVYDVDLSCQFCSNGGTLGFGEKVSGAARGPSVWCIAKPHSDDKVLQAVLDFCCGPGGVDCREIYESGDCFEPNKLLAHASYAMNAYYQMHGRNYWNCDFKGTGLVAFSDPSYGTCRYPQQ; the protein is encoded by the exons atgatatatcccATTCTCCTACACCAAAATTTCACTTTGACAGACACCCAACACAACCCAAGCCACAAAGCCAAATCAACCATGGCCATTACCAACCTCCCTCTTCTCCTCCTACTAACCCTTCTCGTGAACCCATTGCAAAACGTTTCGAGTGTAGGCATAAACTATGGCACTCTTGGCAACAATCTCCCATCTCCAAAGAAAGTAGCCCAACTCCTCCAATCCACACTTATAGACAAGGTCAAAATCTATGACACCAACCCAGAAATCCTCCAAGCCTTTTCCAACACCGGCATCGATCTCATCGTTGCCGTCGAAAACTCCCACGTGTCAAACATCAGCACCGAGATTTCCTCAGCAGACGAGTGGTTGTCCACACGTGTCATTCCCTTCATTCCAGCCACTTCCGTTGTAGCCATTGCTGTAGGTAACGAGTACTTAACAACCAATGACAACAAACTCGAACCTAAAGCCTTAGTCCAAGCCATGCAAAATTTACATGCAGCACTTGTAGCTCGAGGTCTAGACCGTAAAATCAAAGTCACAACCCCACATAGCATGGCTATTctagcttcttcttttcctccttcAGCTTCAACTTTTGCTTTAAATCTTATGCCAACAATGACAGCCATTGTTGGGTTCTTAGCTGACACTGGTGCACCCTTTATGGTCAATGCTTATCCATATTTTGCTTACCGTGATAACCCTGGTTCGGTTAATTTAGAGTATGCATTACTAGGAAATGCTACTGGGGTACGTGACCCTAAAGGGTATGTGTATAACAACATGTTAGATGCACAAATTGATTCTACAAGGTCAGCTATCAATGCTTTAGGCTTTGGAAACATGACCATTGAGATTACTGTATCAGAATCTGGATGGCCTTCTAAAGGTGACCATGGTGACAAAGCAGCTACACCACAAAATGCAAAGACTTATAACACTAGGTTGATTGAACGTGCCCAAGCCTATAAAGGTACACCCATGAAGCCTAAAGATAAGATTGAGATATTTGTGTTTGCTTTgtttaatgaaaacaaaaaagaaggagaTGAGACTGAGAGAAATTTTGGGATGTTTAATGGGGATGGATCTAAGGTATATGATGTGGATTTGAGCTGCCAGTTTTGTAGCAATGGAGGGACATTGGGGTTTGGTGAGAAAGTATCTGGTGCAGCCAGGGGTCCATCAGTTTGGTGTATAGCTAAGCCACATTCAGATGACAAAGTGCTTCAAGCTGTGTTGGATTTTTGCTGTGGACCTGGTGGTGTGGACTGCAGAGAGATTTATGAAAGTGGGGATTGCTTTGAGCCTAACAAGCTTCTTGCTCATGCATCATATGCCATGAATGCTTATTATCAGATGCATGGAAGGAACTATTGGAACTGTGACTTCAAAGGCACTGGCCTTGTTGCCTTCAGTGATCCAA GTTATGGGACATGCCGGTACCCTCAACAGTGA